The DNA sequence ACCATCTGGGTTTTCTCACAGATGAGCGTCAAATGAATGTGGCTTTGACTCGAGCAAAACACGGTCTGGTTGTCATTGGTGAGTTGTTGGCTCTTTCGTGGAAATAAGTTCCAGTTAGCTTATTAGGGaacagggggccgtttctcgtaagacccggtaacttatcaggcccgaaaagcaattcttgaaactgaATGAGGGTTGACCTGTATACCGACATAATGAGACACCTGACATATTATGTAAACaccacaaagtgtctccctgacaCGAAATATAAGTAGAACTTTAACCAAGCGgcattaaataaagttattggGACGCTGTTTGACTCCTCGTGACGCCTACACGCAACTTGCAACTCGTTATGGATCTCCAACTTGTACGACCTTAATGGCGGACGTCCAGGCTTCATTCCTAAAAGAAACAACACTGTCGTAAAACAGGTCTCGAAAAGCTACAGTTTAAGTTGTTGGTTGTCTCGGATAGGGGCGAAAAAGGATTGTTCGCGTCTCTTATACTTCTGTCGTGATAAACTTCGTGCCGTAAAAGAATTTGGCGTTGTTTGAGAAGAGTTAATCATTTTTGTCGTGGGTTTCGCTTAGCGGTATATCATGGCTCTGGATAGATAGTAAAGGCGTACAAGAATTCCTGCCATCTTTAAGTCCATGAAAATGTCGATGCTTCGATGACAATGACGATGAGATTGATGTTCATAGCGGGAAAAGCGATGATGACAACGACAGGTTATTTGGAGAAtagaaaagctttcaaaagGCAAATAGCAAGGAATTACGAAAACGTcttaatttcttgtttctcCTCTAGGGAACCTTCATTTGCTATCAGTTCATCGTATGTGGGAAGGCTTCTTATCTCATTGTCAGCGACTGGGTTGCGTGGTGGATGAAACAGGCCTGGGCTAAAAGAAAACGGTCCAGCTTAGATCAACTCTACACGAATGGATCCAAGAAACGTTAGCCGGTTAGTTAGATGCAGGATTCGTTCTTTGAGTTCACTTATGGTGTGTTTGGCCTTGTAAACTACCGGTACTTTTGGAATCAGTCCACTTTTTATCTCGaggttcaatttttgttttaaaatgtcttttcagaTGAAATCCGGTCCCCTTTTTAAGAATGAATTTTTAGAAGTGCCTTTTCATTTTATCGAGGTTAACGTCGCAACACCATTGGACCATAATTGGACATTATTAGCCAAATGATGGCACATTATAGGCGAAACGTGGGAATACTGTTGGTCAGCTATTTTCGTGTAGCGATGTTCAAAGCTTGACAATCACAAATTTAGTTTCGCACACTTAAAAAAGACTGTGCCATCATGTTATTGCAATTTCTATTTGTATTGTTTACCTTTTTAATCGCAAACGTAGTATTTTTAAGTGCAATCGAGGAAACTTCTTTCTTAAGTTATTCTTTAATGTATAAATAGAAAAATAGACTTTTTAGGCTTTGGAAAATGTGAACgagaaaaattcagttttttttttggttcaatttttagtttGTACGAAGAAGTTTCAAGTTATTCTTCATGACTAAGTGCAAATCATGTGTGCGAATTTTTTAATGCAAGCGCGATGTTCTTTCAGAACATATGTTCTTTAGTGACGCAAGTATAAGCATTAGGGATGTACGCAAATTTAGTAGAGGTAAGGTTTTTTGTCTGAACATTTTGTCTTTAATATGAGAAGGTAAAGAACCAgagaataattttaaaatctcAACCCCAAATATGGCGTCGAGTTCGTCAAACGAATTCCTAAAgcttttatgaaaaaaattggattCGTGGGACGTAGATGATAATTATTTGCCATTTCCCCCTGATTTGTATTTGCGTTATTACTTCGGGTGCAGCACGCTTCCACAAACAACCGACCTTATGCATGCTTACGTCAGAGTCCAAAATTTCAACACCAAGGTGTAAAAGTTGTTttcaagtatttcaaattcttTTGATTTGCACTGCTTTGGGAATTCACTGATGCAATTCTACCCCGGATTACTTGTCTTTTCGGCTTGAGTGTGAAACAAAAGAGTCTTACGTAATTATGGACAAGACGTGTGAAATTTGACTATTTTGGCGACCAACTATTGGCAGCCACTTCTGTATCACCTTTAAGGGTGTGTTAGTCTTGCTTCCCGAGGAATGGGCTAAGAAACGAGAGAATAAAGTGGAATTGCTTGttcaatgctttttttttcttttttccttcaacacACTATCACGACTTGTCACTTGTTCTTGAGATAAACGTGGTTTAGCAAAGGTTCACACCTTGTCCTTTGGATAAGGTGTCTTGGGGGATAACGATTCGCTTTTAAAACCAATGGTTGCTTAAGACATTGATGTCGTATGGTAGTGTATAAAATAATCATCTTGTGCTAGGTGTCTCAATCACTTTTACTGAAAGCTGAGGTTACTGCGTTCGCATATGTTGCTTTTACTTTGTTGACGTCGCGAGTGAGAACCAGCCAGGTAAGACAAGATTTAACAAACAATTTCGCCTTGTAAAGTGTTGCGAGAAAAAGACGTCTCGGAGAAATGTTCCTGCTGGGAAGtgattctttttcttgtgaGATATTTGACCGGTTAAAATTAGGCAGACGTCTGCAAGGCCAAGTCATGTATTGATGGCCTGTTGGAGACACTTATCGTCAAAGACAACACTTACAAGATTTTTCTTCGATAATTCTTTCATTTGTACAAAGAGCGAAACGAATTATGTTCTAAGAGTGTCATCAAAATTAAGACTCACTTCGAAAACGAGGCTGAAGGTTCTATGGGAGTTTCCCGTGAATATAGTATTGACAACCAATAAGAAGCGAGTGTTTATTCACGTGAGCAGACGCCATGttggtttctgttttttttttttgttcttctgtTGTCAGGGTCTGGAGATGTCTCATAACAAATAAGAAGCTTAAGCGAGGACGACGGCAAGGGCAACCACAACGCCAGAAAGCAATGATcttattggttgaatgaggagaaataatcgtgctgcacgtgcggcacgcacttgcgtaaaattctttgacgtagtctgccaaataacaacgtgaaatttccaaatttaagattttaacgacaacgaggacacaacagtaaatctttcgcTGTATTTACTTAACGGCGCTTcaaccagtccatttgcagtgTGCTCTGTCAGCAATAAAGGATGCGGGAAAGAAGCAatgatcacaaaatagtcaccatttcctaaatgtttattttcaagtgacgttttcgtttccGTTCCCGTCGTAGCTGCGTAAGCTCCCAGATGCTGTATTCTAGACGGCACTTTAACATGACCAGCTTACATGTCGCAAGATCCATTGTCGTCAGTGTTAACGTATGGCCTTTTCGTCTTATCTGCATCTCCTTGTGGATACACAAGTGGAGCATACATGCAGTTAGCCGCGCTGTCATTTCGGTTGCTAGGTGATATGTTAAAGTAATCTGGTTTCATAGTTTGCGTTACATCCGTGACATTCCGGTCAGCCCTCTCATCTCTGCGCAGGCTGCTATAATGTCCATTTCCTGGCAACCAGGCTTGAGTGACCAGGTAAGGAAACACGTCTTCGCGATTTTCCGTGGCACTGTCAGAAGAGTGTGACACAATCCGCGGTGATTCACTGTCCTCACTTGCCGTAAGTTCAACTGCGGTTATCTCTGTCAGAGAGCTTTGCGTTGTCAGTTTTCTGCTGGTTCTTTTCTTCCCAAATTTCAGTCTTCCTGTCCTCACAAATATACCACACGCAAAGCAAAATATTGCAAGAATAAATGACAAGACAGCGATAACTGTGATGTAAACTGCCACGGAATCGTTGCCGCTGGGATGAGTTGGACCACGTGGGTCAACTGTGGAAAGACAGTTTGAATTCACGTCAAGGTTTGTTAATGTATTTTACAACTTACAACCTCTAACTGTTTTCATTAGCTTTCTGTTATGTTGACGGCAATGACGagttaagaatttgattgcgggtcgagtgaggaaaaataagcgtgttACACTTTAGAACAATTTCGTGTCGTTTTCTGtaaaacaacgtgaaattaccacatcgGCCCATTTGATGACTATTTTACCAAAAAACTGTAAATCTTTAAGTCTGTATTCTTGGTTTGCACCTtgcgtcacggcggccatgttggtgtactgAACTATaatcttttgggaatttgatcctattattatgcaaaactcgagcgacattttgctattgttttgtacactAACATGTCCGCCTCATCACGTGAGTGCAACCCAATAATTCAATTCAACGACGCACAAACCAATCCGTTTGTAGCATACTTCGCCAACATTgtagaatgcgaacaagatgggataatgGCGAAATAGTCGCAATTGcgcaaatttttattttcaaatgacgtcTTCCTTAACGCTGCCGTTATCATTGCCAAAGCTCCGAAGTACTGAGCAGATGTCCGTTTTCGCTAATGATTCGGGGAGACTCGGAAAAATTCCTTGTTCTCTCGAGTTGAGTCGAACCTTTGACTTTCCAATTAATAAATCAGATACTCGACGACTCGTAGCTAAAGAAGACACGTGCGAGGAACTGTTCTGCGAATTGTGGTACAAGTTAGTGAGGTCATAGGCGCGACTCATGTTCGGAGAACTCGGATGTTTTCCGAGTTTTTCGGAGTAACCgtcggaaaaacaaaaacgtagATTGGTTTCCCTGTTTTCGTGCCTACATATCTGGAAGATTTTTTGTTATCCTATTCCATCCTTTAGTGACCAATGACCTCGTACGCAGCCCAtgtgttgttgtcgttgtttatttgtttatttttacagACCGAGCTGCGTTTTAATCTGGTTGGGGTTCACATGGTTGGCTCTCCCGACCTTTAGGGGGCTAATTAGTTATGCAAgacatttgattggctgaaaaggATCCAGTGTCAGTCTGAAAGTAGCTCGTGGCTCAAATATGCCGAAACCATACACCATACACCATTGTTCATAAGCTCCTGAACTGACATAAATGAGCATATCTCAGTATGGTGTTCCCATGACAAAATACTCGTCAATTCGCTGTAGTTTAGTTATGTTGGATTTTGTCTGGAGAGGTGACCATTTTCGCCTTGAGAAATCAAGTTGGCGAACGGTAAACAACCGTTAAAGCCCCTACTCCTAGGATCTCCGTTTCACTTCCCTTAATTTCTACAGGCGGTATAATTAGTATCCCAATAGGAAAAGCTGACCTGTATTTCCCAAAGGAGCAACTACGAGAGATTTAGATGCTCTCCCAGCGATATTCGACACGCGACATTCGTACAATCCAGTGAACATATTATTTCTCAATGGCACTTTCATTGTGTCCGTCTTACTGAGCAGTGGCTTTTCGTCTTTCAGCCATGCATATTCGACAGGGTGCTTATTTGACGTCTCGCACAGAAAGATTATCTCGTGTTTCAACATTGCACATGTCAAATTAGTGATGACCGGATGCACTGCAAGATAAAATGATGGAAACAAATAACTGAACATGAGTTATTGAGCACCTCATGCCTTGACTGATTTGTGGATCAAAGTACCATGGATTCTGAAGAACCCTTCACTTAAACTGGTTTGAACCATGCGGTGAGAGACATGATAGATGATATCAAGTTGATAGTGTAAGTGAGGATTGACCAATACACCAATATGATGAGATTCCTGTCATAATGGTGATGTTCTCATCACAGTGTCTCCCTGAAAACAAATAGCAGAAGAACACTAACCAAACGGAACAGTTACTGGGGGACATGAGCGCATACGCTCTGACgaaacgctcgaaacgtcaaccTAGCTCGTTAATAACTTTCGGTGGAAATTTCATGACCCTTATTGTTTGTATTCCTCATCACAAGCGACATTGAAGTCGGGCCAAAGTGTAAGGGAACACACAAATATGTTTTTGCACTTATGGGGATACTCACTGATTACAGAGACATAAATTGAGCCTTTCGAGCCATTCTCTGACGCACAATAATACGTTCCTTCATGGCTGGACGAAGCTTCCTGAATGGTCAACTCTTGTCCATGCGCAATGGGTTTATCACTTCCCTGTTTATACCATGATATGGAGGCTCTTGCTTGCGTACATGTGAGATTTAGTGGCTGCCCCTCACTGACTCTACCATTCGGAGGAGATGACGCAATGATGGGAGGATCTGGAAAAGTGAGGTGACGAAACATTACTGAGCAAGGTCAGTGGATTTGTGATTTGTGATTTTAAGTTGATACAATCTGTGCAAGAAATCATGTAAGTCTCCTTagtaaattttgtaattacttattatttttattgtaaacttTAAGTATGACAGTTTCGCCCAGAATAGCAAATGCTATTTGCGGACCAGTCCTTTTTGTGTTGTATGGAAAGTTAGTCTTTGAATAATGTTAAAGTTGAAGTTGTTTTCGTTAAAGGGGCATTGTCACGTCATTTCAGGGGATCTCCAGTTGGGTTGAAAATGCTTCAAAATCAACAGAAACATAACCTAACAatataatttcttttaaaagaacttttagtgtactgaattcaatttttgtcatctaCAGCTCAGGATGACGAGGATtaaaaaggattgaaactagctttttcaagtttgacgCGATGTATTCCAAAACACCCAAACATTTTAACGAGGTTGGCTTTTCCTGGCAAAAATCGTTTGATATTTCACTTTTGGTTTAAAACGAAAGTTGCTGCTATTGAACCAAGTACCAAGTTTCCTTTTTCAACCAGTCTTGACCTAAACAGCAAAAATAACGTGAAAGTTTCCCTTTGAACAGCAAAGAACGAAACTTGTGCGCCTGAGCGAGCGACAACACACCAAACCAATTGTTTTCTCCAAACAAATTAATCTGCTCAGGAAAAGGCAGACTCCAAGCCCCTGTATGGGAGGTGAAGGCTCCTACTTATGGCCTCCTGACACATACGATTAAATTCattgtccaggattgcaagtaattacATGAACGCTAACGTTTTATACACGCCACGAGGTGTCGCGTTAAGTCAAAGCATAAAATACCTGTTTATTGCATTAGGGTTAGCGTTTGTGTCTGGGGTTGTTTCTTTGGTTAGGATTAGGGgactgtttttgtcttcttggGGAGCATAGTTAGGAGAGATAATAGGGACCTTCTTTAGATTcaaggacgaggacgagaaagatgtgagatttgactgcccatTTTAAGCGAAAATACTCAGAAAATTTAAGACCCGGAcgattaatctttctctttgctaGCAGTATAGgatgctcagttattctttttatttgtaactgagcctttttgctgatcgaaaaatgccaaaactgccaCCTTGTTCTTGACTTGCTTTGACACGACAACGTACaacgtactaaaatgacgacggtatcacgtttttcctgCCAAAAAGACGCTgatttgcgcgcgctcaatattgttctatgagaaaatctcgtactcgtagtcgttatggtcctagaatctaaaggtccctattgaAGTTGAGCCAGAGTGCGATGAGACACTTCGTTACTCTTATTCAGGTTGGCTAGTTACTTGCAACCTGGATCTTTCTGGTTACTTAAACAATGTTATTCATTTTTCTCACTTGCTTTTGTCTTAAATTTCACAAAGGACGAACTGGATCCATTTCCTGCTCCATTTCCAGCTTGGACGCGAACTTGATATATTGTATCTGGTTGAAGGTGAGTGAATCTCACAAAGCGACTTTTAGAAGATGTGCGCCTCACAACATTCTTGGAAGATAAAGCAGTCAGTTCCAAGTGGTATACCTGTGGTTCGGGCCTTGATGTGGTCACAGTCC is a window from the Acropora palmata chromosome 14, jaAcrPala1.3, whole genome shotgun sequence genome containing:
- the LOC141865730 gene encoding hemicentin-1-like encodes the protein MKTFLMLTATLLKISALFAPTEGKALRISEEFSVYAGQNLTLSCFPRDSPLDFVFWYKVDENNKEEDRYHSDGPSYTITMATVDDRGIYSCLSAEWGTWGIRRYSLVNVIVPGEQSCKHGWHLHKKTNACYLHSARSVTKSWSGAQTYCNASEAQLAHFDNNAEDFAFLTKLSNKTSPSSFWLDYVQGAHGTPNWSMPSGTQASQCSVFNKTVGILSRSACSKLLPFICQKVLPEIPKDVHLEHITSFTARVGWTVTTSRPEPQVYHLELTALSSKNVVRRTSSKSRFVRFTHLQPDTIYQVRVQAGNGAGNGSSSSFVKFKTKANPPIIASSPPNGRVSEGQPLNLTCTQARASISWYKQGSDKPIAHGQELTIQEASSSHEGTYYCASENGSKGSIYVSVIMHPVITNLTCAMLKHEIIFLCETSNKHPVEYAWLKDEKPLLSKTDTMKVPLRNNMFTGLYECRVSNIAGRASKSLVVAPLGNTVDPRGPTHPSGNDSVAVYITVIAVLSFILAIFCFACGIFVRTGRLKFGKKRTSRKLTTQSSLTEITAVELTASEDSESPRIVSHSSDSATENREDVFPYLVTQAWLPGNGHYSSLRRDERADRNVTDVTQTMKPDYFNISPSNRNDSAANCMYAPLVYPQGDADKTKRPYVNTDDNGSCDM